Proteins encoded by one window of Aspergillus puulaauensis MK2 DNA, chromosome 4, nearly complete sequence:
- a CDS encoding cation-translocating P-type ATPase (COG:P;~EggNog:ENOG410PGCP;~InterPro:IPR006068,IPR018303,IPR023298,IPR023299, IPR001757,IPR004014,IPR036412,IPR008250,IPR023214;~PFAM:PF00689,PF13246,PF00122,PF00690,PF00702;~TransMembrane:10 (i132-155o167-186i326-351o363-396i814-834o840-863i888-912o947-964i985-1004o1016-1034i);~go_component: GO:0016021 - integral component of membrane [Evidence IEA];~go_function: GO:0000166 - nucleotide binding [Evidence IEA]), which produces MEHDKHDRITIVDEGVPREEMRSLSRRNSSLSIGSAPGRVVAPENLLPITYRTLSFKVDDTSGKDAKDSNKQEQEQIKGLAELDYHLLSVDELHKRFTTSPQGLQNEQLNRLVAKYGKNQPSPPPSRWFRTLMGYMFGGFGSILLGGGILVFIAWKPLGHPPAQANLALAIVLVAVWVLQAAFNGWQDWSSSQVMASITTMLPGQCVAVRNGNPTDLSAVDLVPGDLIQIKQGNKLPADVRLIQASADVKFDRSILTGESEPVPGSVDSTNKNFLETNNIGLQGTYCVSGAALGIVVGTGDQTVFGRIASLSHGRRTELTPMQKEILRFVLIIASFIITFVVIIIIIWAGYLRRDHPDFIDVPTLIVSCVSVGIAFIPEGLPIAISMGLTIAAGIMKKNKILCKSLATVETLGAVSVICSDKTGTLTKNEMFVTDCFSGNEEYTSDEAKERMAQGIPNKSISLVRSVGGLCNAAEFDASTLDRPLHAVKVFGDPTDQAILRLSQSLGPVNNLRSRWKKTFEIPFNSKNKFMVRVMKSVDQDSAYLFIKGAPDMLLSKCAYAINRNGEAEVLSQSDRSKIEAVKDHWSAKGKRVILMAQKLLSSDAANAACDEKAVLESAVDGLTLVGLVGLIDPPRDEIPSVVNTLRGASIRIMMVTGDYKLTAQAIAIACGIIRTHPDLVDDIKSLDHYDETAIKQPGATTAIVISGPELADLSDNDWDRICGYDEIVFARTTPEQKLRIVKEFQARDNIVAMTGDGVNDAPSLKAADVGVALGSGSDVAIEAADIVLLDSFSAIVEAVKYGRLVYDNLKKTVIYLLPAGSFSELWPVITNVVLGVPQILSSFLMIIICCLTDCAGAITLAFEKPESDLLLRPPRNPKKDRLVDAKLLGHAYFFIGLYECFMSYAMAFWYMQRKGIPFSAMVLRYGSMDPQYDPDYVTQVANEASSIYFVNLVFMQFFNLLAVRTRRLSIFQQPPILKRETQNLLLFPAMGFALCVVFIFLYIPALHDSIDTTTVPVEHFFLPIAFGLGLLFLDEVRKYSVRRWPKGVLAKIAW; this is translated from the exons ATGGAGCACGACAAGCACGACAGGATCACGATTGTCGACGAGGGCGTCCCTCGTGAGGAAATGCGGTCTCTGTCCCGTCGCAACTCATCTCTTTCTATTGGCAGCGCCCCGGGGAGAGTTGTCGCTCCGGAGAATTTGCTGCCTATTACATACCGCACGCT TTCATTCAAAGTCGACGACACGTCTGGGAAAGACGCCAAGGACTCTAATAAACAGGAACAAGAACAAATAAAAG GGTTGGCGGAACTCGACTACCACCTCCTCTCCGTCGACGAGCTGCATAAACGATTCACAACCTCCCCCCAAGGCCTGCAAAACGAACAGCTCAACCGACTCGTCGCCAAATACGGCAAAAACCAGCCCTCGCCGCCCCCGTCAAGATGGTTCCGGACCTTGATGGGCTACATGTTCGGCGGCTTCGgcagcatccttctcggcggcggcataCTGGTCTTCATCGCGTGGAAACCGCTTGGACACCCTCCAGCACAGGCAAACCTGGCCTTGGCTATTGTCCTCGTCGCGGTCTGGGTCCTCCAGGCTGCGTTCAACGGCTGGCAGGATTGGTCGTCGTCGCAGGTAATGGCGTCGATTACGACCATGCTGCCGGGCCAGTGTGTTGCCGTTCGGAATGGGAACCCGACGGATCTGAGTGCGGTTGATCTGGTGCCTGGGGATCTGATCCAGATTAAGCAGGGGAATAAATTGCCGGCGGATGTGCGCCTGATTCAGGCTTCTGCTGATGTTAAATTTGATCGGTCTATCTTGACTG GCGAGTCggagcctgttcctgggtcTGTGGACTCAACAAACAAAAACTTCCTTGAAACGAATAACATCGGTCTGCAGGGTACATACTGTGTATCAGGAGCTGCATTGggcatcgtcgtcggaaCAGGAGACCAGACGGTGTTTGGCCGAATCGCCAGCCTATCCCACGGACGCCGAACAGAGCTTACGCCCATGCAGAAGGAGATCCTGCGATTCGTCTTGATAATTGCCTCCTTTATCATCACATTCGTGGTCATCATTATTATCATCTG GGCTGGGTACCTACGCAGAGACCATCCCGACTTCATCGACGTCCCAACCCTCATTGTCAGCTGTGTGAGTGTTGGTATAGCTTTTATACCGGAGGGCCTCCCAATCGCCATTTCCATGGGCCTTACTATTGCCGCTGGGATTATGAAAAAGAATAAGATCCTCTGCAAGTCTCTTGCGACAGTGGAAACCCTCGGCGCTGTCTCGGTGATCTGCTCAGACAAGACAGGAACCCTGACCAAG AACGAAATGTTCGTCACAGACTGCTTCTCCGGAAACGAGGAGTACACCTCCGACGAAGCCAAAGAGCGCATGGCCCAAGGAATCCCCAACAAATCCATAAGTCTGGTCCGCTCCGTCGGAGGGCTCTGCAACGCGGCTGAATTCGATGCAAGCACTCTGGACCGTCCTCTGCACGCCGTAAAGGTCTTCGGAGACCCTACTGACCAGGCTATCCTGCGGCTTTCGCAGTCGCTTGGACCGGTTAATAACCTGCGTTCGCGGTGGAAGAAGACGTTTGAGATTCCGTTCAACAGCAAGAATAAGTTCATGGTTAGGGTTATGAAGTCGGTGGACCAGGACAGCGC GTACCTCTTCATCAAAGGTGCTCCGGATATGCTTCTTTCGAAATGCGCATACGCGATTAACAGAAAtggcgaggcggaggtcCTATCCCAGAGCGACCGCAGCAAGATCGAAGCTGTTAAAGACCACTGGTCGGCAAAGGGGAAGCGTGTTATTCTCATGGCCCAGAAGCTGCTTTCGAGTGACGCGGCGAATGCAGCTTGCGATGAGAAGGCGGTTCTTGAGTCGGCTGTGGACGGTCTTACCCTTGTAGGGTTGGTTGGACTTATTGATCCTCCG AGAGACGAGATCCCGTCTGTGGTTAACACGCTCCGCGGGGCTTCTATTCGGATTATGATG GTTACCGGAGACTACAAGCTCACTGCTCAAGCAATTGCAATCGCGTGCGGCATTATCAGAACGCATCCTGATCTGGTCGACGATATCAAGTCTTTGGACCACTACGATGAAACAGCCATCAAGCAGCCCGGTGCAACAACCGCCATTGTCATCAGTGGCCCCGAGCTGGCTGATCTCTCTGACAACGACTGGGATAGAATCTGTGGTTATGACGAAATCGTCTTTGCGCGAACGACGCCCGAGCAGAAGCTTCGCATTGTCAAGGAGTTCCAGGCTAGGGATAATATCGTCGCCATGACAGGTGACGGCGTCAATGATGCCCCGTCTCTGAAGGCAGcagatgttggtgttgctcTGGGCAGTGGGTCTGATGTGGCGATTGAGGCTGCTGATATTGTCCTTCTTGATTCGTTCTCTGCCATCGTTGAGGCTGTCAAGTATGGGAGACTCGTTTACG ATAACCTGAAGAAGACTGTCATCTACCTCCTTCCTGCTGGCAGCTTCAGTGAACTAT GGCCGGTCATAACGAACGTGGTATTGGGCGTCCCGCAAATCCTGTCTTCGTTCCTCATGATCATCATCTG TTGTCTAACCGACTGCGCCGGCGCAATAACCCTCGCTTTCGAAAAGCCAGAATCTGATCTGCTTCTCCGACCCCCCCGAAACCCCAAGAAGGACCGTCTCGTCGACGCAAAGCTCCTCGGCCACGCATACTTCTTCATCGGATTATACGAGTGCTTCATGTCCTACGCCATGGCATTCTGGTACATGCAG AGAAAAGGAATCCCATTCAGCGCCATGGTCCTCCGGTACGGCTCCATGGATCCGCAATACGACCCAGACTACGTGACCCAAGTCGCGAATGAGGCGTCCTCGATCTACTTTGTCAATCTGGTGTTTATGCAATTCTTCAATTTGCTCGCCGTTAGGACCCGCCGGTTGAGTATC